The following coding sequences lie in one Microbacterium sp. XT11 genomic window:
- a CDS encoding DUF4129 domain-containing protein yields MILRFDDVFVPDGDEARRWAERELSDPRYADAKPTWFDLFARDVLRFLGDLFSSDGGANVGPVALIVVCVIIAAALVTALLIWGRPRAPRTVRAPRSDLLGADDDRTAAELRADAERSARAGDWDSATILRFRAVARGLWERDLIDPAPGATAQAIAREVGSVFPAEAAAVRSAAVAFDDVRYLRHPSTAESYAQLAATDDRLAALRLEVVPA; encoded by the coding sequence ATGATCCTGCGGTTCGACGACGTCTTCGTCCCGGACGGCGACGAGGCGAGACGCTGGGCTGAGCGGGAGCTCTCCGACCCGAGGTACGCCGACGCGAAGCCGACGTGGTTCGACCTCTTCGCCCGAGACGTGCTCCGATTCCTCGGCGATCTCTTCAGCAGCGACGGCGGTGCGAACGTGGGACCGGTGGCGCTCATCGTGGTGTGCGTCATCATCGCGGCTGCGCTCGTGACCGCTCTCCTCATCTGGGGGCGCCCGCGCGCACCGCGCACCGTGCGGGCTCCTCGCTCCGATCTGCTCGGCGCCGACGACGACCGTACGGCGGCCGAGCTGCGGGCAGACGCCGAGCGCAGCGCGCGAGCGGGCGACTGGGACAGCGCGACCATCCTCCGTTTCCGCGCAGTGGCACGAGGCCTGTGGGAGAGGGACCTCATCGATCCGGCTCCCGGCGCGACCGCGCAGGCCATCGCCCGCGAGGTCGGCAGCGTGTTCCCTGCTGAGGCCGCCGCCGTGCGATCGGCCGCCGTGGCCTTCGACGACGTGCGTTACCTGCGACACCCTTCCACGGCCGAGAGCTACGCCCAGCTCGCGGCCACCGACGATCGCCTCGCCGCGCTCCGGCTCGAGGTCGTGCCGGCATGA
- a CDS encoding LpqB family beta-propeller domain-containing protein → MTAPRAIRALALGMVALVLAACSGLPTSGDAQPGKPLGASPDDPDFLPLASGPIKDGSPSDIVEGFIEAAITPADNWATAKKFLTPEFAESWRPAAGVLVDVSAQSRDVSSTVDDDASSRDGDTAEVEVKIDQLASIDDSGAYSEARGTSTLAFVVVKTDGQWRISEAPDGVVIDESRFSRVYDDYPLQYFDQTWERLVPDVRWFPRRPATIATTITQSLIGTGPSAWLEPAVQSAFPADVRLARDAVPIDPDQVADVALNRAALTVDERTLSRMRTQLQATLEASGVHVSQVRFTVDGRTLEAGIVKLVEEPQDAGSIVLKDGAFGTLVGREITPIPAVTDDILGLPQPVVSIDVAADDSAAAVKLADGAVYLAGDGRVDRLDDRPGLVKPSLDPYGYVWSVPAHAPSALLAIGPDVVSHGVGGAWPNAVEVSSIRVSADGARIAAVVEMGAERWVVVSAVIRDADGTPTQLGPLKQVTQLDGPASGLVWLGSDRLGILTELDGAVVRTQIVGGTGDDGSAPAGSVAIAGSRSEMGAKVLAADGALFSRSGAAWRQAATGVQVLATRAGH, encoded by the coding sequence ATGACCGCGCCTCGTGCCATCCGCGCGCTCGCGCTGGGGATGGTCGCGCTCGTACTGGCCGCGTGCAGCGGTCTTCCCACGAGCGGGGACGCCCAGCCGGGCAAGCCGCTCGGCGCGTCGCCGGACGACCCCGACTTCCTCCCTCTCGCATCCGGGCCCATCAAGGACGGCAGCCCGTCGGACATCGTCGAGGGCTTCATCGAGGCCGCCATCACCCCTGCCGACAACTGGGCCACGGCCAAGAAGTTCCTCACTCCGGAGTTCGCGGAGTCCTGGCGTCCGGCTGCGGGCGTGCTCGTGGATGTCAGCGCGCAGTCCCGCGACGTGTCGTCCACGGTGGATGACGACGCCTCGTCGCGCGATGGCGACACAGCCGAGGTCGAGGTGAAGATCGATCAGCTCGCGAGCATCGACGACTCCGGCGCGTACTCGGAGGCGCGGGGGACGTCGACGCTCGCGTTCGTGGTCGTGAAGACGGACGGGCAGTGGCGGATCTCGGAGGCACCCGACGGAGTCGTCATCGACGAATCACGGTTCTCCCGCGTGTACGACGACTACCCGCTCCAGTACTTCGACCAGACATGGGAGCGCCTCGTACCCGACGTCCGCTGGTTCCCCCGCCGCCCCGCCACCATCGCGACCACCATCACGCAGTCGCTGATCGGCACCGGGCCGAGCGCCTGGTTGGAGCCGGCGGTCCAGAGCGCGTTCCCGGCGGATGTGCGGCTCGCGCGCGATGCCGTCCCCATCGACCCCGATCAGGTCGCCGACGTCGCGCTCAACCGCGCGGCGCTGACGGTCGACGAGCGCACGCTGTCGCGCATGCGCACCCAACTGCAGGCGACGCTCGAGGCCTCCGGCGTGCACGTCAGCCAAGTGCGGTTCACCGTCGACGGCCGCACGCTCGAAGCGGGCATCGTGAAGCTGGTGGAAGAGCCGCAGGATGCGGGGAGCATCGTGCTGAAGGACGGTGCGTTCGGAACGCTCGTCGGACGCGAGATCACGCCGATCCCCGCGGTCACCGATGACATCCTCGGCCTCCCGCAGCCCGTCGTGTCGATCGACGTCGCGGCCGACGACTCCGCCGCCGCCGTGAAGCTCGCCGACGGCGCGGTCTACCTCGCGGGCGACGGGCGGGTCGACAGGCTCGACGATCGTCCCGGGCTCGTGAAGCCGTCGCTGGATCCGTACGGCTATGTCTGGTCGGTGCCGGCGCACGCGCCCTCCGCGCTTCTCGCCATCGGCCCCGACGTCGTCAGCCACGGCGTCGGCGGAGCGTGGCCGAATGCCGTTGAGGTGTCGAGCATCCGCGTCTCGGCCGACGGAGCGCGGATCGCGGCCGTCGTCGAGATGGGGGCGGAGCGCTGGGTGGTGGTGTCGGCGGTGATCCGTGACGCCGACGGCACGCCGACGCAGCTCGGCCCGTTGAAGCAGGTCACTCAGCTCGACGGTCCGGCGTCCGGCCTGGTGTGGCTGGGCTCCGACCGTCTCGGGATCCTGACCGAGCTCGACGGAGCCGTCGTGCGCACGCAGATCGTGGGGGGCACCGGAGACGACGGCTCGGCTCCCGCCGGCTCGGTCGCGATCGCGGGATCGCGCTCGGAGATGGGGGCGAAGGTGCTGGCGGCCGACGGCGCGCTCTTCTCACGCAGCGGTGCGGCGTGGCGGCAGGCAGCGACGGGTGTGCAGGTGCTGGCCACGCGCGCCGGGCACTGA
- a CDS encoding AAA family ATPase has product MLRVRAEVDKAVVGQAGTVTGLLVSLLARGHVLLEGVPGVAKTLVVRSFARALGLDTKRVQFTPDLMPGDVTGSLVYDARSGEFDFRDGPVFTNILLADEINRTPPKTQAALLEAMEERQVSADGTSRPLPDPFLVAATQNPIEHEGTYSLPEAQLDRFLMKLVVGMPERDAEVSVLRRHASGFSPRELTGVTAAVTAEEIRAAQASASHVDVTDDVLGYVVDLARATRQSPSVELGASPRASTALLAAAKAWAWLNASSAVTPDHVQTMLVPVWRHRLQLRPDAQMEGVSADAVLTSVVQQTRVPI; this is encoded by the coding sequence ATGCTGAGAGTCAGAGCCGAGGTGGACAAGGCCGTGGTGGGCCAGGCCGGAACCGTCACGGGCCTGCTGGTGTCGCTGCTGGCGCGAGGACATGTGCTCCTGGAGGGCGTGCCTGGCGTCGCCAAGACGCTCGTGGTGCGATCCTTCGCCCGTGCTCTGGGGCTCGACACCAAGCGTGTGCAGTTCACCCCCGACCTCATGCCCGGCGACGTGACGGGATCACTGGTGTACGACGCGCGCTCAGGGGAGTTCGACTTCCGCGACGGTCCCGTGTTCACCAACATCCTGCTCGCGGACGAGATCAACCGCACTCCGCCGAAGACCCAGGCCGCCCTGCTGGAGGCGATGGAGGAGCGCCAGGTTTCGGCTGACGGCACGAGCCGGCCGCTGCCCGACCCCTTCCTGGTCGCGGCGACGCAGAACCCGATCGAGCACGAGGGGACGTACTCCCTGCCCGAGGCGCAGCTCGACCGCTTCCTCATGAAGCTCGTCGTCGGCATGCCGGAGCGCGACGCCGAGGTGTCGGTGCTCCGCCGGCACGCATCGGGCTTCTCCCCTCGGGAGCTCACGGGCGTCACCGCAGCGGTGACGGCCGAGGAGATCCGCGCCGCGCAGGCCTCGGCGTCCCACGTCGACGTGACCGATGATGTGCTCGGGTACGTGGTCGACCTGGCCAGGGCCACGCGCCAGTCCCCGTCGGTCGAGCTCGGAGCGAGCCCGCGGGCCTCTACGGCCCTCCTCGCGGCCGCGAAGGCGTGGGCATGGCTCAACGCCTCCAGCGCCGTGACCCCCGACCACGTGCAGACCATGCTCGTCCCGGTGTGGCGTCACCGCCTGCAGCTGCGCCCCGACGCGCAGATGGAGGGCGTGTCGGCGGATGCCGTCCTCACCTCGGTCGTGCAGCAGACCAGGGTGCCGATCTAG
- the mtrA gene encoding MtrAB system response regulator MtrA, protein MTSRILVVDDDTALAEMIGIVLRTEGFEPVFCADGARAVEEWRTQRPDLVLLDLMLPGMDGIEICTRIRAESGVPVIMLTARSDTADVVRGLEVGADDYIVKPFNPKELVARIRTRLRPAPQPVAEQLRVGDLTVDVDAHEVRRGDTPIALTPLEFQLLVALASKPQQVFSREMLLEQVWGYHYKADTRLVNVHVQRLRAKVELDPDNPKIVTTVRGVGYRAGSVS, encoded by the coding sequence ATGACCTCACGCATTCTTGTGGTCGACGACGACACCGCGCTCGCGGAGATGATCGGCATCGTGCTCCGGACAGAGGGCTTCGAGCCGGTGTTCTGCGCCGACGGTGCGCGAGCCGTGGAGGAGTGGCGCACGCAGCGGCCCGATCTCGTGTTGCTCGATCTGATGCTTCCGGGCATGGACGGGATCGAGATCTGCACGCGCATCCGTGCCGAGTCCGGGGTGCCGGTGATCATGCTGACGGCCCGCAGCGACACCGCCGATGTCGTCCGCGGGCTCGAGGTCGGCGCGGACGACTACATCGTCAAGCCCTTCAACCCCAAGGAGCTCGTAGCCCGCATCAGGACGCGGCTGCGGCCCGCGCCCCAGCCGGTCGCGGAGCAGCTGCGCGTCGGCGACCTCACTGTCGACGTCGACGCTCATGAGGTGCGGCGCGGAGACACACCGATCGCGCTCACCCCGCTCGAGTTCCAGCTGCTCGTCGCCCTGGCGTCGAAGCCGCAGCAGGTCTTCTCCCGGGAGATGCTTCTCGAGCAGGTGTGGGGGTACCACTACAAGGCCGACACGCGTCTCGTGAACGTGCACGTGCAGCGGCTCCGCGCCAAGGTCGAGCTCGATCCCGACAATCCCAAGATCGTCACCACCGTGCGCGGTGTGGGCTACCGTGCGGGGAGTGTGAGCTAG
- a CDS encoding stage II sporulation protein M, whose translation MDADALTDARRAEWERLDTLSRASLDGAGVDELIVRYRAASADLAELKTSVGESPQSAYLSTILVRARLRLTGASDNVLTLVPRFFARQLPAALYRLRWTTLVVALAFIAIAVGSAAWIASNPELVATLGEPADLEQYADESFTAYYTENPAAVFMGMVWLNNFWIAMQCVLFGITGIWPVYALVQNAMGLGVSGAVMAVHDRVDVMVLYILPHGMLELTCIFVACAAGLHLFWSWVAPGDRSRAESLAAEGRALATVAIGLVFALFVAGLIEGFVTGWSLPWPVKIGIGAAALAAFLIYMLVIGGRAARRGETGDLVEYEAGTPRLVAG comes from the coding sequence GTGGATGCCGATGCGTTGACCGATGCGCGCCGGGCCGAATGGGAACGGCTCGACACGCTGAGCCGCGCATCGCTGGACGGCGCAGGCGTCGACGAGCTGATCGTCCGCTACCGCGCGGCATCCGCCGATCTCGCCGAGCTCAAGACCTCCGTCGGCGAGTCGCCGCAGAGCGCCTATCTCTCGACGATCCTCGTCCGGGCGCGCCTCCGGCTCACGGGCGCGTCCGACAATGTGCTCACCCTCGTCCCGCGCTTCTTCGCGCGTCAGCTGCCCGCCGCGCTGTACCGGCTGCGCTGGACCACGCTCGTCGTGGCGCTGGCGTTCATCGCCATCGCGGTGGGCTCGGCGGCGTGGATCGCGAGCAACCCCGAACTGGTGGCGACCCTGGGCGAGCCGGCCGATCTCGAGCAGTACGCCGACGAGAGCTTCACCGCGTACTACACCGAGAACCCGGCTGCGGTGTTCATGGGGATGGTGTGGCTCAACAACTTCTGGATCGCGATGCAGTGCGTGCTCTTCGGGATCACCGGGATCTGGCCTGTCTACGCGCTCGTGCAGAACGCCATGGGGCTGGGTGTGTCCGGCGCCGTCATGGCCGTGCACGACCGCGTCGACGTGATGGTGCTGTACATCCTCCCGCACGGCATGCTGGAGCTGACGTGCATCTTCGTCGCCTGCGCCGCGGGCCTGCACCTCTTCTGGTCCTGGGTGGCGCCGGGCGATCGCTCGAGAGCCGAGTCGCTCGCCGCAGAGGGACGGGCTCTCGCAACCGTCGCCATCGGACTCGTCTTCGCGCTGTTCGTGGCCGGGCTCATCGAGGGCTTCGTCACCGGATGGTCGCTGCCATGGCCGGTCAAGATCGGCATCGGCGCGGCAGCGCTCGCCGCGTTCCTCATCTACATGCTCGTGATCGGCGGCCGTGCCGCGCGTCGCGGGGAGACCGGTGATCTCGTGGAGTACGAGGCGGGGACGCCGCGGCTCGTCGCGGGCTGA
- the mtrB gene encoding MtrAB system histidine kinase MtrB gives MAASGAATTAAAVLRDWRSWPASFAALWKRSLRFRTVSITLLLTSLAIFVTCVTMALVIQNDLFESRKNEALDDALRAIDQAQSTLDSADVGDDPGALSELWDSIQVDLGRNSTAEGLAGMGIEPATDAGGTRLNGFTAGLSANLISSALQNRVVQRGDWQSWQSVALNIGGREVPGIIVGQQLVVPEAGAFAVYFSYDFADADQTLGFVQRTLWIAGLGLVAIVAAISYVVLRSVSAPIVEAAETSARLASGDLGVRIRVHGEDELATLGHSFNAMADSIEAQIKELGELSLVQQRFVSDVSHELRTPLTTIRLAADMLNDQREEFDPVTARTTELLHAQVQRFETLLSDLLEISRYDAGSVQLELEPTSLAHLAEDIIEQMRPLAEGRGTELRLVAPGGYSPVDMDPRRVRRILRNLVGNAIEHGEGKPIVITVDSNQHAVAVGVHDSGMGMSPEDTERVFDRFWRADPSRQRTIGGTGLGLSIALGDAALHGGTLGVWSQLGVGTNFVLTLPRRDGVITGESPVPLEPAEPLADLGNATQPIQLAEIPPELFDEGSLS, from the coding sequence ATGGCGGCATCCGGGGCCGCCACGACAGCGGCGGCCGTGCTGCGGGACTGGCGCAGCTGGCCCGCGTCGTTCGCTGCGCTCTGGAAGCGCTCGCTCCGCTTCCGCACGGTGTCGATAACGCTGCTGCTGACGTCGCTCGCGATCTTCGTGACCTGCGTGACGATGGCGCTGGTGATCCAGAACGATCTGTTCGAGTCGCGCAAGAACGAGGCGCTCGACGACGCGCTCCGGGCGATCGATCAAGCGCAGAGCACGCTGGACTCGGCGGACGTCGGGGATGACCCCGGTGCACTCTCCGAACTGTGGGACAGCATCCAGGTCGATCTCGGCCGCAACTCCACGGCGGAGGGGCTGGCGGGCATGGGGATCGAGCCGGCGACGGATGCCGGGGGCACACGGCTCAACGGCTTCACCGCAGGACTCAGCGCGAATCTCATCTCGTCGGCGCTGCAGAACCGTGTGGTGCAGCGGGGTGACTGGCAGTCGTGGCAGTCCGTGGCCCTGAACATCGGAGGCCGGGAGGTCCCCGGCATCATCGTGGGGCAGCAGCTCGTCGTCCCGGAGGCCGGCGCATTCGCGGTGTACTTCTCGTACGATTTCGCCGACGCCGATCAGACGCTCGGGTTCGTGCAGCGCACGCTGTGGATCGCCGGACTCGGTCTGGTCGCCATCGTCGCAGCCATCTCGTACGTCGTGCTCCGCTCCGTCTCGGCACCGATCGTCGAGGCGGCGGAGACGAGCGCCCGCCTCGCATCCGGGGATCTGGGCGTGCGCATCCGCGTGCACGGGGAGGACGAGCTGGCCACCCTCGGCCACTCGTTCAACGCGATGGCCGACAGCATCGAAGCGCAGATCAAGGAGCTCGGCGAGCTCTCGCTCGTGCAGCAGCGCTTCGTGTCCGATGTCTCGCACGAGCTCCGGACGCCGCTGACGACCATCCGCCTCGCCGCCGACATGCTCAACGACCAGCGCGAGGAGTTCGACCCCGTCACCGCGCGCACGACGGAACTCCTGCACGCGCAGGTGCAGCGGTTCGAGACGCTGCTCTCCGATCTGCTCGAGATCAGCCGCTACGACGCTGGTTCGGTGCAGTTGGAGCTCGAGCCGACGAGCCTGGCGCACCTCGCCGAGGACATCATCGAGCAGATGCGCCCCTTGGCGGAGGGGCGCGGCACCGAGCTGCGCCTCGTCGCCCCGGGCGGCTACTCGCCCGTCGACATGGATCCTCGGCGGGTGCGCCGGATCCTCCGCAATCTCGTGGGCAACGCGATCGAACACGGCGAGGGGAAGCCCATCGTCATCACGGTCGACAGCAACCAGCACGCGGTCGCGGTGGGCGTGCACGACTCGGGCATGGGGATGAGTCCCGAGGACACCGAGCGCGTGTTCGACCGCTTCTGGCGCGCCGACCCCTCGCGTCAACGCACCATCGGGGGAACCGGCCTCGGACTCTCGATCGCGCTCGGCGACGCGGCGCTGCACGGTGGGACGCTCGGCGTCTGGTCTCAGCTGGGGGTGGGCACGAACTTCGTGCTGACGCTGCCGCGACGCGACGGAGTCATCACGGGGGAGTCGCCGGTCCCTCTCGAACCGGCCGAGCCGCTCGCCGACCTCGGCAACGCGACGCAGCCCATCCAGCTCGCCGAGATCCCGCCGGAGCTGTTCGACGAGGGGAGCCTTTCATGA
- a CDS encoding DUF58 domain-containing protein, with product MFVTGRLSVAVGIGVIPLVLTGLAGFPPYAVFGIWVALCAALVALDVLLAPSPRRVAVSRRVPTRARIGEPVPVSVALHNLGTRTLHAELRDAWQPTAGAPADRPRLIVPQGERRRVDIPLLPRRRGELSSEFVVIRSRGPLGLAGRQAVHRVRGALRVLPAFTSRKHLPSRLARLRELDGNTSIQVRGQGTEFDSLREYVRGDDVRSIDWRATARAGTTMLRTWRPERDRHVVIIIDTGRTAAARVGDGTRLDASLEAALLLSALASRAGDHVHLLMYDRVVRARVTGVDGAGLLPAITDAMAPVHATLVDTDWHGAFAAVRTLTTRPSLIVVLTAQDAAESARGFLGAFPDASRATSILVGSVTDDGIALLAQQRGSREEVYLAAAAERTLRDAENVADAIRRAGGEAIAADPESLPPRIADRYLELKAAGRL from the coding sequence GTGTTCGTCACGGGCCGCCTCAGCGTCGCCGTCGGCATCGGCGTCATCCCGCTTGTGCTCACCGGGCTCGCGGGCTTCCCGCCGTATGCGGTGTTCGGCATATGGGTCGCGCTGTGCGCCGCGCTCGTCGCGCTCGACGTCCTGCTCGCCCCGAGCCCGCGTCGCGTCGCGGTGAGCCGCCGGGTGCCGACGAGGGCGCGGATCGGAGAGCCGGTTCCGGTGAGCGTCGCACTGCACAACCTCGGAACGCGCACGCTGCACGCTGAGCTCCGCGACGCATGGCAGCCCACGGCCGGTGCGCCGGCGGATCGGCCGCGGCTGATCGTGCCCCAGGGCGAGCGGCGCCGCGTCGACATCCCGCTCCTCCCCCGGCGCCGCGGGGAGCTCTCCAGCGAGTTCGTGGTCATCCGGTCTCGCGGTCCCCTCGGCCTCGCCGGTCGGCAGGCGGTCCACCGCGTCCGGGGCGCCCTGCGAGTGCTGCCGGCGTTCACATCGCGCAAGCACCTGCCCTCGCGCCTCGCGCGCCTGCGCGAGCTCGACGGCAACACGAGCATCCAGGTGCGCGGTCAGGGCACCGAGTTCGATTCGCTCCGCGAGTACGTGCGCGGCGACGACGTGCGCTCCATCGACTGGCGCGCGACCGCCCGAGCGGGAACGACGATGCTACGCACCTGGCGCCCGGAGCGCGACAGGCACGTCGTCATCATCATCGACACCGGCCGCACGGCAGCCGCCCGTGTCGGCGACGGCACCCGGCTCGACGCGTCGCTCGAGGCAGCTCTGCTGCTGTCGGCCCTCGCATCGCGAGCCGGAGATCACGTGCACCTGCTGATGTACGACCGTGTCGTACGCGCGCGGGTGACCGGCGTCGACGGCGCAGGACTCCTGCCTGCGATCACCGATGCCATGGCACCCGTGCACGCCACACTCGTCGACACCGACTGGCACGGCGCCTTCGCCGCGGTGCGGACACTCACGACGCGACCGTCGCTGATCGTGGTGCTCACAGCCCAGGACGCCGCCGAGTCCGCCCGCGGGTTCCTCGGCGCCTTCCCCGATGCGTCGCGTGCGACCTCCATCCTCGTCGGCTCGGTGACCGACGACGGCATCGCGCTCCTGGCGCAGCAGCGCGGTTCGCGGGAAGAGGTCTACCTCGCTGCTGCCGCGGAGCGGACCCTGCGCGACGCCGAGAACGTCGCGGACGCGATCCGTCGAGCGGGTGGAGAAGCCATCGCGGCCGATCCCGAATCCCTGCCGCCGCGCATCGCCGATCGCTACCTGGAGCTCAAGGCCGCCGGTCGCCTGTAG
- a CDS encoding DUF4350 domain-containing protein, whose amino-acid sequence MSPPADRGTLDPEGVGDSGAMALAEILRDHGTEVSVYRSRTEAEAALGDDDTLVMTNPYTLTDEALEQLVEPAQRIVFLSSGAHLLSTLEIGTSGVGTSAPVGPGCGVPEFAQVGTIRPDRWFVPADGVEGCFGDGDSAAVLVAERDGVRTSVVDGSRLFSNAYLAEDGNAALALALLGQTGRVVWYVPSYDDSDIEAATPETLGDLTPAWVTPAILLLMLSGAAAAFWRGRRFGPLVSETLPVTVRASETMLGRARLTARAADAAHAADALRDGSRRRLARRLGLAERASTDEVPAAAADRLRIPRGSLQILLSAGLPDDDAALVEFARRLADLETAVDEAMRGARSEP is encoded by the coding sequence GTGAGTCCTCCCGCAGACCGGGGCACGCTCGACCCGGAGGGCGTCGGCGATTCGGGAGCGATGGCGTTGGCCGAGATCCTGCGCGACCACGGCACCGAGGTCTCGGTGTACCGATCGCGGACGGAAGCCGAAGCGGCCCTCGGCGATGACGACACGCTGGTCATGACGAACCCCTACACATTGACCGACGAGGCTCTCGAACAGCTGGTGGAGCCCGCGCAGCGCATCGTCTTCCTCTCCTCCGGTGCGCACCTCCTCAGTACGCTCGAGATCGGGACGAGCGGCGTCGGCACCTCCGCGCCGGTGGGTCCGGGCTGCGGCGTGCCGGAGTTCGCGCAGGTCGGCACCATCCGCCCCGACAGGTGGTTCGTCCCCGCCGACGGCGTCGAGGGCTGCTTCGGCGATGGCGACTCCGCTGCCGTCCTCGTCGCAGAACGCGATGGTGTGCGCACCTCCGTGGTCGACGGCTCCCGTCTGTTCAGCAACGCGTACCTGGCCGAGGACGGCAACGCCGCCCTCGCCCTCGCGCTGCTCGGTCAGACCGGGCGGGTGGTCTGGTACGTCCCGTCCTACGACGACTCCGACATCGAGGCCGCGACACCCGAGACCCTGGGAGACCTGACTCCAGCGTGGGTCACGCCGGCCATCCTCCTGCTGATGCTCTCGGGGGCGGCGGCCGCCTTCTGGCGGGGCCGCCGTTTCGGACCCCTCGTCTCCGAGACCCTGCCCGTGACCGTCCGCGCGTCGGAGACCATGCTCGGCCGCGCACGCCTGACCGCGCGGGCGGCGGATGCCGCGCACGCGGCCGACGCCCTGCGCGACGGAAGCAGACGCCGCCTCGCGCGGCGGCTCGGCCTGGCCGAACGCGCATCCACGGACGAGGTGCCCGCCGCGGCCGCCGATCGCCTGCGCATCCCGCGCGGCTCGCTCCAGATCCTCTTGAGCGCGGGTCTCCCCGACGACGATGCCGCTCTGGTGGAGTTCGCACGCCGCCTGGCCGACCTCGAGACGGCCGTCGACGAGGCGATGCGCGGAGCAAGGAGCGAGCCGTGA
- a CDS encoding ComF family protein, whose product MRIPEQLRDIADELISLVLAAPCSGCGAVGTVLCASCRSALEPAPVEVTTPGGLGVRAALSYEGVAARCIRRLKGDGETMLVRPLGDALRAVAEPHLRGALAVPVPTSRRSFRRRGYRVPELLLRRAGATPLRALRAIGPHVDQRGLGVAERAANVRHRMRARGAGDGRAVVVVDDVVTTGATLDEAARALRAAGYDVRCGIALAATPRHSIP is encoded by the coding sequence ATGCGCATCCCTGAGCAGCTCCGCGACATCGCCGATGAACTCATCTCCCTCGTGCTCGCCGCACCGTGCTCGGGATGCGGTGCGGTGGGGACCGTCCTGTGCGCCTCGTGCCGCTCGGCCCTGGAGCCTGCTCCCGTGGAAGTCACGACACCGGGCGGGCTCGGAGTCCGGGCCGCGCTGTCGTACGAGGGGGTCGCCGCACGGTGCATCAGGCGCCTCAAGGGCGACGGCGAGACGATGCTCGTCCGGCCGCTGGGAGACGCTCTGCGGGCCGTCGCCGAGCCGCACCTGAGAGGCGCGCTCGCCGTCCCCGTCCCCACCAGCCGGAGATCGTTCCGCCGTCGCGGCTACCGCGTGCCGGAGCTTCTCCTCCGGCGCGCCGGGGCGACGCCGCTCCGGGCGTTGCGGGCGATCGGCCCTCATGTCGATCAGCGCGGTCTCGGTGTCGCCGAGCGTGCCGCCAACGTGCGTCATCGCATGCGCGCGCGAGGCGCCGGTGACGGCCGCGCCGTCGTCGTGGTCGACGACGTCGTCACCACGGGGGCGACGCTCGACGAAGCAGCCAGGGCGCTGCGCGCCGCCGGTTATGACGTGCGATGCGGCATCGCCCTCGCCGCGACGCCGAGGCACAGCATCCCCTGA
- a CDS encoding RDD family protein, with amino-acid sequence MSAPLDTTDEVLSGEAVAIDVQPVGFILRAAGALIDMLLSIVVFVLWILLRLWLSDLGLLDEATDRIASILAMIVSFVVLPLTVEVATKGRSLGKLAIGGRIVRIDGGAAGFRHAFIRALVGVLEIYLTVGGIAVLAGAFSARSQRLGDMVAGTYSQRVRTPKLHSAEPVLPPMLAEWAQVADVARLPDRLARRISQFLQSAPRMVPAARARVAQDLLNEVSAFVAPVPAAPPEAVLIGVTVLRRERERRALENADRRAERLTGRRVGV; translated from the coding sequence ATGTCCGCGCCGCTCGATACGACCGACGAGGTGCTCTCCGGTGAGGCCGTCGCGATCGACGTGCAGCCGGTCGGGTTCATCCTCCGCGCGGCGGGCGCCCTCATCGACATGCTCCTGAGCATCGTCGTCTTCGTGCTGTGGATCCTCCTCCGCCTCTGGCTCTCCGACCTCGGGTTGCTCGACGAGGCCACGGACAGGATCGCGTCGATCCTCGCGATGATCGTCAGCTTCGTCGTGCTCCCCCTCACCGTCGAGGTCGCGACCAAGGGCCGCAGTCTGGGCAAGCTCGCAATCGGCGGGCGCATCGTACGGATCGACGGCGGCGCGGCGGGCTTCCGGCACGCGTTCATCCGCGCCCTCGTCGGTGTGCTCGAGATCTACCTCACCGTCGGGGGCATCGCCGTGCTCGCCGGCGCCTTCTCCGCGCGCTCGCAGCGCCTGGGGGACATGGTCGCGGGGACGTACAGTCAGCGGGTGCGGACACCGAAGCTCCACTCGGCGGAACCGGTGTTGCCTCCCATGCTCGCGGAGTGGGCGCAGGTCGCAGACGTGGCCAGGCTTCCCGACCGCCTCGCACGACGGATCTCCCAGTTCCTGCAGAGTGCTCCGCGCATGGTCCCGGCCGCCCGAGCCCGGGTGGCGCAGGACCTGCTGAACGAGGTGTCCGCGTTCGTCGCACCGGTGCCTGCCGCGCCGCCCGAGGCGGTGCTCATCGGCGTGACGGTGCTCCGCCGCGAACGGGAGCGCAGGGCGCTCGAGAACGCCGACCGCCGTGCGGAACGACTGACCGGACGCCGCGTCGGCGTGTGA